In Capillimicrobium parvum, a genomic segment contains:
- a CDS encoding acyl-CoA dehydrogenase family protein, translating to MEASATVPDSIPVPEPDLTPADMIARARALVPMLREQQDEAEERGHYSETVHEAFLKAGFSRTTQPRRFGGYEFGLRTFLETMVIISTGDPGTGWCLTLGSSHAWLVASHFPEQAQAEMFGPDGDFRCPHPAAPTGEGRRVDGGYQVSGRWPYASGVPYATWVFATGFIAGDDPPMPYVFAMPRSQVTVLDDWGARAGTVLGMHSSGSNTFVGEDVFVPERFVVPFDWFEPKFPTPGLELYGNPLYLGRAGGPYHTSLVVPVIGAARAALDAFADHIREKPTTFQPQIPRYRFHEDQRAYGQAMAMTDAAETILYGFADQYQEALEQSVARGEPVDVRQDARWWALIQQAGGLAAGAVETLVHRATSSTSGRGERLGRYFRDVTMYRQHISAQQGDFAVRNAAMYLGASDRWLF from the coding sequence ATGGAGGCTTCAGCGACCGTCCCCGACTCGATCCCGGTCCCCGAGCCGGATCTCACGCCCGCCGACATGATCGCCCGGGCCCGCGCGCTCGTCCCGATGCTGCGCGAGCAGCAGGACGAGGCCGAGGAGCGCGGGCACTACTCCGAGACCGTGCACGAGGCGTTCCTGAAGGCGGGCTTCTCGCGCACCACGCAGCCGCGGCGCTTCGGCGGCTACGAGTTCGGCTTGCGCACCTTCCTGGAGACGATGGTCATCATCTCCACGGGGGACCCCGGGACCGGCTGGTGCCTGACGCTGGGCTCCAGCCACGCCTGGCTCGTGGCCAGCCACTTCCCCGAGCAGGCGCAGGCCGAGATGTTCGGGCCGGACGGCGACTTCCGCTGCCCGCACCCCGCCGCACCGACCGGTGAGGGCCGGCGCGTCGACGGCGGCTATCAGGTCAGCGGGCGGTGGCCCTATGCGTCGGGCGTGCCGTACGCGACGTGGGTGTTCGCCACCGGCTTCATCGCCGGCGACGACCCGCCCATGCCGTACGTGTTCGCGATGCCGCGCAGCCAGGTGACGGTGCTCGACGACTGGGGCGCGCGAGCGGGCACGGTGCTCGGGATGCACTCGAGCGGCTCGAACACGTTCGTCGGCGAGGACGTGTTCGTCCCCGAGCGCTTCGTGGTGCCGTTCGACTGGTTCGAGCCGAAGTTCCCCACCCCGGGCCTGGAGCTGTACGGCAACCCCCTGTACCTCGGCCGCGCGGGCGGGCCGTACCACACGTCGCTCGTCGTGCCGGTGATCGGGGCGGCGCGCGCCGCGCTCGACGCCTTCGCCGACCACATCCGCGAGAAGCCGACGACCTTCCAGCCGCAGATCCCGCGCTACCGGTTCCACGAGGACCAGCGCGCGTACGGCCAGGCGATGGCGATGACCGACGCCGCGGAGACCATCCTGTACGGCTTCGCCGACCAGTACCAGGAGGCGCTCGAGCAGTCGGTCGCGCGCGGCGAGCCGGTCGACGTCCGCCAGGACGCCCGCTGGTGGGCGCTCATCCAGCAGGCGGGCGGCCTGGCCGCCGGCGCCGTCGAGACGCTCGTGCACCGCGCGACGTCGAGCACGTCCGGCCGCGGCGAGCGCCTCGGCCGCTACTTCCGCGACGTGACGATGTACCGCCAGCACATCTCGGCGCAGCAGGGCGACTTCGCCGTCCGCAACGCGGCGATGTACCTCGGGGCCTCGGACCGCTGGTTGTTCTGA
- a CDS encoding class I SAM-dependent DNA methyltransferase: protein MAAYEALAPTYDVFTAEHDHDRWLRRLDGIVEEHGIGGYRLLDVGCGTGKSARPMLLRGYAVTACDISPGMVAIARERLGPTADVFVADMRDLPGDLDTFDLVTCLDDAVNYLTTRDDLLAAFESVERVLAPDGLYLFDVNTMLAYETSFASDFVAESPDAVFCWRAGQEAAGEPDSAYSAMLDTFVLEADGRWSRTTSRHEQRHFSDETIRACLAEAGLQCVDMIGQAPGVQLSRPVDETVHHKCVYLARHEA from the coding sequence TTGGCTGCCTACGAGGCCCTCGCTCCGACGTACGACGTCTTCACCGCCGAGCACGATCACGACCGCTGGCTGAGGCGCCTCGACGGCATCGTCGAAGAGCATGGGATCGGCGGCTATCGACTGCTCGACGTGGGCTGCGGGACGGGCAAGAGCGCCCGGCCGATGCTCCTGCGCGGCTATGCGGTGACCGCCTGCGACATCTCTCCGGGGATGGTCGCGATCGCCCGCGAGCGCCTCGGTCCGACGGCCGACGTCTTCGTCGCCGACATGCGCGACCTGCCCGGCGACCTGGACACGTTCGACCTCGTCACCTGCCTGGACGATGCGGTCAACTACCTCACGACCCGCGACGACCTGCTGGCCGCGTTCGAGTCCGTGGAGCGGGTCCTCGCCCCCGACGGGCTGTACCTGTTCGACGTCAACACGATGCTCGCCTACGAGACGTCGTTCGCCAGCGACTTCGTCGCGGAGTCGCCCGACGCGGTGTTCTGCTGGCGGGCGGGACAGGAGGCGGCCGGCGAGCCGGACAGCGCCTACAGCGCCATGCTCGACACGTTCGTGCTCGAGGCCGACGGGCGCTGGTCACGAACGACGAGCCGCCATGAGCAGCGGCACTTCAGCGACGAGACGATCCGCGCGTGCCTCGCCGAGGCCGGGCTGCAGTGCGTGGACATGATCGGCCAGGCTCCGGGCGTCCAGCTCAGCCGGCCGGTCGACGAGACCGTCCACCACAAGTGCGTCTACCTGGCCCGCCACGAAGCATGA
- a CDS encoding helix-turn-helix domain-containing protein → MSEDAPSLEALGRAVRLLRQSRRLAQDELAVRTGLHRTYLGGIERGERNPTWKTLATIAAGLGVSLSQLVKRAEDEARNGDAP, encoded by the coding sequence ATGTCAGAGGACGCCCCCTCCCTCGAGGCGCTCGGCCGCGCGGTCCGGCTCCTGCGCCAATCGCGCCGGCTTGCGCAGGACGAGCTTGCCGTGCGCACGGGGCTGCACCGCACCTACCTGGGGGGAATCGAACGGGGCGAGCGCAACCCGACGTGGAAGACCCTCGCCACCATCGCGGCCGGCCTCGGCGTGTCGCTGTCGCAGCTCGTCAAGCGCGCCGAGGACGAAGCGCGCAACGGCGACGCCCCCTGA
- a CDS encoding transglycosylase domain-containing protein has product MLAVVVTIVTAVGAAAAVAASWVIGVIDDTPDIAHLKPKPQGAISTVYAADGTRLGFISSDTLRSRVGAGRIPDVVRKATVAIEDRRFYEHGGVDYVGIGRAALKNISKGRSLQGGSTLTMQLVRNLYTPSTRNQKTLTRKIREAKLADELEQEHTKGWILDSYLNNVPYGTVGGQTAVGIEAAARIFFDTPASRLTLPQAALLAGLPQAPSEYNPFQDQRAAKKRRGEVLDAMVKSRYITPAQAARAKARKLGVHHNTYYQQRREQFFFDYVKQELIKRYGVATVRRGGLRVYTTVDLHLQELARQAIADHLNQPGQPSAALVTVDPRNGHILAMASSATYGPTVFNYATQAFRQPGSTFKGIDLMAAVRLGIDPDTTYYDSHELMPGWDPVEPTWHVQTDDHSYRGSVSLTNAIIASDNTVYAQLGADITPERVRKAAYDMGITSHLNAYPAEAIGGLRRGVSPLEMADAYATIADGGWRNRVTAIAKVVHPDGTVDHPGVGRRRKEFTDGQTAKVIGALKGVLVSGTAAGQGIGCPAAGKTGTTSSFTDAWFVGFTPRLSTAVWVGYPKETTSMTAVPGYGEVFGGTLPAPIWHEYMAAAKGSYCGEFPKPKHPFVASDFHGSFESGHRGGQSGTGTGTDGTGTGTGTGTTTPPGTTTTAPGATTTAPGATTTAPATTGAGGTGSGTGSGTGATGSPDGYSTAGGGTGGGDAGTGGPTGGAAPPG; this is encoded by the coding sequence GTGCTGGCGGTCGTCGTGACGATCGTCACCGCGGTCGGTGCCGCCGCGGCGGTCGCCGCGTCGTGGGTGATCGGCGTCATCGACGACACCCCGGACATCGCGCATCTCAAGCCCAAGCCGCAGGGCGCGATCTCCACCGTGTACGCCGCCGACGGCACGCGGCTGGGCTTCATCTCCTCCGACACGCTGCGTTCGCGCGTAGGCGCCGGGCGCATTCCCGACGTGGTCCGCAAGGCGACGGTGGCGATCGAGGACCGCCGCTTCTACGAGCACGGCGGCGTCGACTACGTCGGCATCGGCCGCGCCGCGCTGAAGAACATCTCCAAGGGCAGGTCGCTGCAGGGCGGCTCGACGCTGACGATGCAGCTCGTGCGCAACCTCTACACGCCGAGCACCCGCAACCAGAAGACGCTCACCCGCAAGATCCGCGAGGCGAAGCTGGCCGACGAGCTCGAGCAGGAGCACACGAAGGGCTGGATCCTCGACTCGTACCTCAACAACGTGCCGTACGGGACCGTCGGCGGGCAGACCGCGGTCGGCATCGAAGCGGCGGCGCGCATCTTCTTCGACACGCCGGCCTCGCGGCTGACGCTGCCGCAGGCCGCGCTGCTGGCGGGCCTGCCGCAGGCGCCGTCGGAGTACAACCCGTTCCAGGACCAGCGGGCGGCGAAGAAGCGCCGCGGCGAGGTGCTCGACGCGATGGTCAAGTCGCGCTACATCACGCCGGCGCAGGCGGCGCGGGCCAAGGCGAGGAAGCTGGGCGTCCACCACAACACCTACTACCAGCAGCGCCGCGAGCAGTTCTTCTTCGACTACGTCAAGCAGGAGCTCATCAAGCGCTACGGCGTGGCGACCGTGCGCCGCGGCGGCCTGCGCGTCTACACCACCGTCGACCTGCACCTGCAGGAGCTCGCGCGCCAGGCCATCGCCGACCACCTCAACCAGCCCGGCCAGCCCTCGGCCGCCCTCGTGACGGTCGACCCGCGCAACGGCCACATCCTCGCCATGGCCTCGTCGGCGACGTATGGCCCGACCGTCTTCAACTACGCCACCCAGGCCTTCCGCCAGCCCGGCTCGACGTTCAAGGGCATCGACCTGATGGCCGCCGTGCGCCTGGGCATCGATCCGGACACGACGTACTACGACTCGCACGAGCTCATGCCGGGCTGGGACCCGGTCGAACCGACGTGGCACGTGCAGACCGACGACCACAGCTATCGCGGCAGCGTCAGCCTGACGAACGCGATCATCGCCTCCGACAACACGGTGTACGCGCAGCTCGGCGCGGACATCACGCCGGAGCGCGTGCGCAAGGCGGCCTACGACATGGGCATCACGTCGCACCTGAACGCCTATCCCGCCGAGGCGATCGGCGGCCTGCGGCGCGGGGTGTCACCGCTCGAGATGGCCGATGCCTACGCGACGATCGCCGACGGCGGCTGGCGCAACCGCGTCACCGCCATCGCGAAGGTCGTCCATCCCGACGGCACGGTCGACCACCCCGGCGTGGGCAGGCGGCGCAAGGAGTTCACCGACGGGCAGACGGCGAAGGTCATCGGCGCGCTGAAGGGGGTGCTGGTCAGCGGGACGGCGGCGGGCCAGGGGATCGGCTGCCCGGCGGCGGGCAAGACCGGGACGACGAGCAGCTTCACCGACGCGTGGTTCGTCGGCTTCACGCCGCGGCTGTCGACCGCCGTGTGGGTCGGCTACCCGAAGGAGACGACGTCGATGACCGCGGTGCCGGGCTACGGCGAGGTCTTCGGCGGCACGCTGCCCGCGCCGATCTGGCACGAGTACATGGCGGCGGCGAAGGGCAGCTACTGCGGGGAGTTCCCGAAGCCGAAGCATCCGTTCGTCGCCTCGGACTTCCATGGGAGCTTCGAGAGCGGCCATCGCGGCGGGCAGAGCGGCACCGGAACCGGCACGGACGGCACCGGCACCGGCACGGGCACCGGCACCACGACCCCGCCGGGAACGACCACCACCGCGCCGGGGGCGACCACCACCGCGCCGGGGGCGACCACCACCGCGCCCGCGACGACGGGGGCGGGCGGCACCGGCAGCGGCACCGGCAGCGGCACCGGCGCCACCGGGTCGCCGGACGGCTACAGCACGGCCGGGGGCGGCACCGGCGGCGGCGATGCCGGGACCGGCGGCCCTACAGGTGGGGCGGCGCCCCCGGGCTGA
- a CDS encoding ArsR/SmtB family transcription factor, whose amino-acid sequence MSTTDRAPQLARSIAHPLRIRIISALDGGSVGLDALSAEVGADRRTVQRHARVLERAGLLCSMRTSRGITYELARLPFFDDTEYGSISTAAREAAVAATLAHTQTATLAALEAGGFDRTDIHLSRSSLTVSEEQWTTLTREFAGLLERIEALQEEAAQQPADAHDGSPVNAGAILMLFERAPSGGGRSHGHDDDASFSADEALDRSWSMCEDMLQSLTSPRTDWALVASMADQLRVVAAAAHAAEARTLEARIPERELVPVD is encoded by the coding sequence ATGTCCACCACGGACCGGGCGCCGCAGTTGGCGCGGTCGATCGCCCATCCACTGCGCATTCGCATCATCTCCGCCCTCGACGGCGGCTCGGTCGGTCTGGACGCCCTCTCCGCCGAGGTCGGCGCCGATCGCCGCACCGTCCAGCGTCACGCGCGCGTGCTCGAGCGCGCTGGCCTGCTGTGCAGCATGCGCACGTCGCGCGGCATCACGTACGAGCTCGCCCGCCTGCCCTTCTTCGACGACACCGAGTACGGCTCCATCTCCACGGCCGCGCGCGAGGCGGCGGTCGCCGCGACGCTCGCCCACACGCAGACGGCCACGCTCGCCGCGCTCGAGGCGGGCGGGTTCGACCGCACGGACATCCACCTCAGCCGCTCGTCGCTGACCGTCAGCGAGGAGCAGTGGACGACCCTCACCCGCGAGTTCGCCGGCCTGCTCGAGCGCATCGAGGCGCTCCAGGAGGAGGCGGCCCAGCAGCCCGCGGACGCGCACGACGGCTCGCCGGTCAACGCCGGCGCCATCCTCATGCTGTTCGAGCGCGCGCCGAGCGGCGGCGGCCGGTCGCACGGCCACGACGACGATGCGTCGTTCTCGGCCGACGAGGCCCTCGACCGGTCCTGGAGCATGTGCGAGGACATGCTGCAGTCGTTGACGAGCCCGCGCACCGACTGGGCGCTGGTCGCCAGCATGGCCGACCAGCTCCGCGTCGTGGCAGCGGCCGCGCACGCGGCGGAGGCGCGCACCCTGGAGGCGCGCATCCCCGAGCGCGAGCTCGTGCCGGTCGACTGA
- a CDS encoding amidase codes for MAEDLCFLTALELRDRIRSRDVTPSDVAEAVLERIARIDGDMNAFVVHDPDQVRADARALTDAMADGGELGPLHGVPYSIKELTSIAGLPLTFGLMPLKDNVGTRDAAVYRRMRDAGGLFLGKTNSPESGYYGGTDNHIFGATHNAWRQGLTPGGSSGGAAAAVAAGLGPLAEGSDGAGSVRIPASLNGVVGLKPSIGRIPQTVLAGRHHTWAFHGPITRTVADAGLMMDVVAGPDPEDPLTLPDASGGFLAATERDVSGLRIAWSPDLGFAQVDPEVVEICARAVRAFEELGCTIVEADPGWDDPEQAMWEGVWLPGFASEWEMVDDWEAWRGQVDDDLIDLLHEGAQLPTVRASVAGDARGAHYDRFAAFMADHDLLASPTLASPAFGADEFCPPHLQDEPLRRRLLGWLLTYPYNMTGTPAITVPAGFTGDGRPVGLQLAGGLHADREVLQAAASFERARPWADKWPER; via the coding sequence ATGGCCGAGGATCTCTGTTTCCTGACCGCGCTCGAGCTGCGCGATCGCATCCGCTCGCGCGACGTCACGCCGAGCGACGTCGCCGAGGCGGTGCTGGAGCGGATCGCCCGCATCGACGGCGACATGAACGCGTTCGTCGTCCACGACCCCGACCAGGTGCGCGCCGACGCGCGCGCCCTCACCGACGCCATGGCCGACGGCGGTGAGCTCGGCCCGCTGCACGGCGTGCCGTACTCCATCAAGGAGCTGACGTCGATCGCCGGCCTGCCGCTGACGTTCGGGCTCATGCCGCTGAAGGACAACGTCGGCACGCGGGACGCGGCGGTGTACCGGCGGATGCGCGACGCGGGCGGGCTGTTTCTCGGCAAGACGAACTCGCCGGAGAGCGGCTACTACGGCGGCACCGACAACCACATCTTCGGCGCAACCCACAACGCGTGGCGCCAGGGCCTGACGCCGGGCGGCTCCAGCGGCGGTGCGGCGGCCGCGGTCGCCGCGGGTCTCGGGCCGCTGGCCGAGGGCAGCGACGGCGCCGGGTCCGTGCGGATCCCCGCCTCGCTGAACGGCGTGGTGGGCCTCAAGCCGTCGATCGGCCGCATTCCGCAGACCGTGCTCGCGGGCCGCCACCACACGTGGGCGTTCCACGGCCCGATCACGCGCACGGTCGCCGACGCGGGGCTCATGATGGACGTCGTCGCGGGCCCCGACCCCGAGGACCCGCTGACGCTGCCCGACGCGAGCGGCGGCTTCCTCGCCGCCACCGAGCGCGACGTCTCGGGCCTGCGCATCGCCTGGTCGCCGGATCTCGGCTTCGCGCAGGTCGACCCCGAGGTGGTCGAGATCTGCGCCCGCGCGGTGCGCGCGTTCGAGGAGCTCGGCTGCACGATCGTCGAGGCCGACCCCGGCTGGGACGACCCCGAACAGGCGATGTGGGAGGGCGTCTGGCTGCCCGGCTTCGCCTCGGAGTGGGAGATGGTCGACGACTGGGAGGCATGGCGCGGGCAGGTCGACGACGACCTCATCGACCTCCTGCACGAGGGGGCGCAGCTGCCGACGGTGCGGGCGTCGGTGGCCGGCGACGCCCGCGGGGCCCACTACGACCGCTTCGCGGCGTTCATGGCCGACCACGACCTGCTCGCCAGCCCGACGCTCGCCTCGCCGGCGTTCGGGGCCGACGAGTTCTGCCCGCCGCATCTGCAGGACGAGCCGCTGCGGCGGCGCCTGCTCGGCTGGCTGCTGACCTACCCGTACAACATGACCGGGACCCCGGCGATCACGGTCCCCGCGGGCTTCACCGGCGACGGCCGGCCGGTCGGCCTCCAGCTCGCCGGCGGCCTGCACGCCGACCGCGAGGTGCTGCAGGCGGCGGCGTCCTTCGAGCGAGCGCGGCCGTGGGCCGACAAGTGGCCGGAGCGCTGA
- a CDS encoding carboxymuconolactone decarboxylase family protein, translating into MSRLPLTAPDELDGYLRELHESVPDEDWSSRHVARAFAPAPELLEMYLTRFYYPWHTSSGDAEPFARLSARQKELVRLRIATLNGCRTCKAARLAVDSVDEAEAIGIDGYEGSDAYSPAEKAAVAFAERLALEHHDIDDRDIAALREHFDDAQILELMMMAGQYIGFGRMLAVLSLETTACPLPRS; encoded by the coding sequence ATGTCACGGCTGCCGCTGACCGCACCGGACGAGCTGGACGGATATCTGCGCGAGCTGCACGAGTCGGTGCCCGACGAGGACTGGTCCTCGCGCCACGTCGCCCGCGCCTTCGCGCCGGCGCCCGAGCTGCTCGAGATGTACCTGACGCGCTTCTACTACCCCTGGCACACGAGCAGCGGGGACGCGGAGCCGTTCGCCCGCCTGTCCGCCCGGCAGAAGGAGCTCGTGCGGCTGCGGATCGCCACGCTCAACGGGTGCCGGACGTGCAAGGCCGCGCGGCTGGCCGTCGACAGCGTCGACGAGGCCGAGGCGATCGGCATCGACGGCTACGAGGGGTCCGACGCGTACTCGCCCGCGGAGAAGGCGGCGGTTGCCTTCGCGGAGCGCCTCGCGCTCGAGCACCACGACATCGACGACCGCGACATCGCCGCGCTGCGCGAGCACTTCGACGACGCGCAGATCCTCGAGCTCATGATGATGGCCGGGCAGTACATCGGCTTCGGGCGGATGCTCGCCGTGCTGTCGCTCGAGACCACCGCCTGCCCGCTGCCCCGGAGCTGA
- a CDS encoding YrhK family protein, giving the protein MTRLRRLRRESLGFAIGSACFAVGALPGYLDLVGPVADNATYFAGSLFFTAAAFIQLRLSGRWRGGAWRSATDWDDWWSAAIQFIGTLCFNVSTGAALWPHLTTEQARHHVWRPDAVGSICFLVSSALAVLATTHRERLWDPEARTWWATWLNMLGSIAFAVSAVAAFVVPSSGEVLNVEAVNAGTFAGALCFLAAALLTRPPRREIEPDAAAPGTATVG; this is encoded by the coding sequence GTGACCCGCCTGCGTCGGCTGCGCCGCGAGTCACTGGGGTTCGCCATCGGCTCCGCGTGCTTCGCGGTCGGGGCGCTGCCGGGCTACCTCGATCTCGTCGGCCCGGTCGCCGACAACGCCACCTACTTCGCCGGCTCGCTGTTCTTCACGGCGGCGGCGTTCATCCAGCTGCGCTTGAGCGGGCGCTGGCGCGGCGGCGCCTGGCGGTCCGCGACCGATTGGGACGACTGGTGGTCGGCGGCGATCCAGTTCATCGGGACGCTGTGCTTCAACGTCAGCACCGGCGCCGCGCTCTGGCCGCATCTGACGACGGAGCAGGCGCGCCACCACGTGTGGCGCCCGGACGCCGTCGGCTCGATCTGCTTCCTCGTGTCGAGTGCGCTCGCGGTGCTGGCCACGACGCATCGCGAGCGGCTGTGGGACCCGGAGGCGCGCACCTGGTGGGCGACGTGGCTGAACATGCTCGGGTCGATCGCCTTCGCGGTCTCTGCGGTCGCGGCGTTCGTGGTCCCGTCCTCGGGCGAGGTGCTGAACGTCGAGGCGGTCAACGCCGGGACGTTCGCCGGCGCGCTGTGCTTCCTCGCCGCGGCGCTGCTGACCCGGCCGCCGCGTCGCGAGATCGAGCCGGACGCGGCCGCCCCTGGCACCGCGACGGTCGGCTGA
- a CDS encoding DUF3892 domain-containing protein: METDLRVTCVQRSDSTDPHARILAVGGRDGTGETFRFTHAEAVDAVRHGRHYLWFEHPEGHETKVVVARGPFSHYYLKGEVDLAQPDSLLALPDCPPES, translated from the coding sequence ATGGAGACGGATCTCCGCGTGACGTGCGTCCAGCGCAGCGACTCCACCGACCCGCACGCGCGGATCCTCGCGGTGGGCGGCCGCGACGGCACCGGCGAGACGTTCCGCTTCACCCACGCGGAGGCGGTCGACGCGGTGCGCCACGGCCGCCACTACCTGTGGTTCGAGCACCCCGAGGGCCACGAGACGAAGGTCGTCGTCGCGCGCGGGCCCTTCAGCCACTACTACCTCAAGGGCGAGGTGGACCTGGCGCAGCCCGACTCGCTGCTGGCGCTGCCGGACTGCCCGCCCGAGAGCTGA
- a CDS encoding molybdopterin-containing oxidoreductase family protein, producing the protein MAIADPTAPTEVRGACPHDCPDTCAMLVTVEGGVVTGVRADPDHPFTAGALCPKVNDYENRVNSPDRVLHPLRRTGPKGDGRFERVSWDDALDEIAERFTAIADEHGPEAILPYSYLGTQGMLNGLAVGDPFFHRLGATVGERTFCDSGSSTAYTMTVGPTAGMDPESFAHSRCILLWACNVQSTNLHMWKFIAQAQRDGATVIAIDPMRTRTARRADWHIPIRPGTDAALALGMAHVIVRDGLLDDDYVERHTVGFDPLRERLTEYPPDVVERITGVSAADVERLARVYATTQPAAIRVGVAIERHHSGGQAVRAITALPALTGAWRHPGGGILQLTHYAFPVNGLAMSRPDWIRPGTRVVNQWQLGAALTGGLALDPPVKALFVYNTNPAVVVADQQRVLEGLRREDLFCVVGEQFLTDTARHADIVLPNTTQAEQTDLVFSWGQMYLTLNLPAVEPLGEAVSNREMFGRLARRMGFDDEIFAMSDEQVIRDVALDWSHPSLEGISLDTLRETGWARLSIPPPSEYAPHAEGGFPTPSGKCELYASLAEQLGDYVVPFFRQWYGEEQSGAPVDPLPAYVAPPDDDGAFPLTLLTPKAHAFLNSSYGNMDRQLRLMGGSQPVILHPLDAAERAIADGDPVTLASARGSMHGRAQLSADVARGVVVSPVGFWIHGNAGATVNAVTEIGFADMGRAPVFSDTRVEVSPGAPPHL; encoded by the coding sequence ATGGCCATCGCCGACCCCACCGCGCCGACCGAGGTCCGCGGCGCCTGCCCGCATGACTGCCCCGACACCTGCGCGATGCTCGTCACCGTCGAAGGCGGCGTCGTGACCGGCGTCCGCGCCGATCCGGACCACCCCTTCACGGCGGGCGCGCTGTGCCCGAAGGTCAACGACTACGAGAACCGGGTCAACAGCCCCGACCGGGTCCTGCACCCGCTTCGGCGCACCGGCCCCAAGGGCGACGGCCGCTTCGAACGCGTCTCGTGGGACGACGCCCTCGACGAGATCGCCGAGCGCTTCACCGCCATCGCGGACGAGCACGGCCCCGAGGCGATCCTGCCCTACAGCTACCTCGGCACGCAGGGCATGCTCAACGGCCTCGCCGTCGGCGACCCGTTCTTCCACCGCCTCGGCGCGACCGTCGGCGAGCGCACGTTCTGCGACTCGGGCTCGTCGACCGCGTACACGATGACGGTCGGCCCGACCGCCGGGATGGACCCCGAGAGCTTCGCCCACTCCCGCTGCATCCTGCTGTGGGCGTGCAACGTGCAGAGCACGAACCTGCACATGTGGAAGTTCATCGCCCAGGCCCAGCGCGACGGGGCGACGGTCATCGCGATCGATCCGATGCGCACGCGAACGGCGCGGCGCGCGGACTGGCACATCCCCATCCGCCCGGGCACCGACGCGGCGCTGGCGCTCGGCATGGCCCACGTCATCGTCCGCGACGGCCTGCTGGACGACGACTACGTCGAGCGCCACACCGTGGGCTTCGACCCGCTGCGCGAGCGGCTGACCGAGTACCCGCCCGACGTGGTCGAGCGCATCACCGGCGTGTCCGCGGCCGACGTCGAGCGCCTCGCCCGCGTCTACGCCACCACGCAGCCTGCGGCCATCCGCGTCGGCGTCGCGATCGAACGCCACCACAGCGGCGGCCAGGCCGTGCGCGCGATCACCGCGCTGCCCGCGCTCACCGGCGCGTGGCGCCACCCCGGCGGCGGCATCCTGCAGCTGACGCACTACGCGTTCCCGGTCAACGGGCTCGCGATGAGCCGGCCGGACTGGATCCGCCCGGGCACACGCGTGGTCAACCAGTGGCAGCTCGGTGCCGCGCTCACCGGCGGGCTCGCGCTCGACCCGCCGGTCAAGGCGCTGTTCGTCTACAACACGAACCCCGCCGTCGTCGTCGCGGACCAGCAGCGCGTGCTCGAGGGCCTGCGCCGCGAGGACCTCTTCTGCGTCGTCGGCGAGCAGTTCCTCACCGACACCGCCCGCCACGCCGACATCGTGCTGCCGAACACGACGCAGGCCGAGCAGACCGACCTGGTGTTCTCGTGGGGCCAGATGTACCTCACGCTGAACCTGCCGGCCGTCGAGCCGCTCGGCGAGGCCGTCTCCAACCGCGAGATGTTCGGCCGGCTCGCGCGCCGGATGGGCTTCGACGACGAGATCTTCGCGATGAGCGACGAGCAGGTCATCCGCGATGTGGCGCTCGACTGGTCGCACCCGAGCCTGGAGGGCATCAGCCTCGACACGCTGCGCGAGACCGGATGGGCGCGGCTCAGCATCCCGCCACCGTCGGAGTACGCGCCGCACGCCGAGGGCGGCTTCCCGACGCCGTCGGGCAAGTGCGAGCTTTATGCGTCGCTGGCCGAGCAGCTCGGCGACTACGTCGTGCCGTTCTTCCGCCAGTGGTACGGCGAGGAGCAGTCCGGCGCGCCGGTCGACCCGCTGCCCGCGTACGTCGCGCCGCCCGACGACGACGGCGCGTTCCCGCTGACGCTGCTCACGCCGAAGGCGCACGCGTTCCTGAACTCGTCCTACGGCAACATGGACCGCCAGCTGCGGCTCATGGGCGGCAGCCAGCCGGTCATCCTGCACCCGCTCGACGCGGCCGAGCGGGCGATCGCCGACGGCGACCCCGTCACGCTGGCGAGCGCGCGCGGCAGCATGCACGGCCGCGCCCAACTCAGCGCGGACGTCGCGCGCGGCGTGGTGGTCTCGCCCGTCGGGTTCTGGATCCACGGCAACGCCGGCGCCACCGTCAACGCGGTAACCGAGATCGGCTTTGCCGACATGGGCCGCGCGCCGGTGTTCTCCGACACGCGCGTCGAGGTCAGCCCGGGGGCGCCGCCCCACCTGTAG